In Chloroflexota bacterium, the sequence CTGCTGGCCGGGCTGCTCGGCGGCCTCGCAACGTCGGCCAAGTACAACGCCGGGCTGTTCGTCGTGCCGCTGGTGGCGGCGCACGCCGTGGCGATGTGGCGCGCGTGGCCCCTGAGACGTTCCCCCCTCTCCGCGCCGGAGAGGGGGGGCAGGGGGGTGAGGCTACTCACCGCTTTCCTGATCCTCGCCGGCCTCGTCTCCCTGGCCGCCTACCTGGCTGGCACGCCGTTCACCGTCCTCGACTTCCCCAAGTGGCTCGCCGACTTCCGCACCCAGTCGGACTTCGTGGACGAGTCGTGGGAGGGGCAGGCCAGACTCTCGCCCGGCGTACCGTACCTGCTGGCGTTCGGGGCGGGCCTCGGTTGGCCGATGCTCCTGCTGGCCGTCGTCGGGGTCGTCGTGCTGGTCCGTCGCGCGCCGGCCGTTGCCGCTGTCCTCGGGGCGTTCCCCCTCGTCTATCTGCTCTTCATGCTGCGCTCAGAGCTGTTCTTCGTGCGTTTCGCCCTGCCGGCCGTGCCGTTTCTCTGCCTGTTCGCCGGGGTGGCAATCGTCGGGCTGGCGACCTGGGCAAGCCGCTTCGGAAACCTGATCGGCCTCGGCGTCGGGGCGGTGCTCACCGTCCTGGCGCTCGGGCAGCCGACCCTCGACACGGTGCGCCACAACCTCCTGGTGTCCCAGGATGACACGCGCGTCCTGGCCGAGCGCTGGGCGCTGGCGAACGTGCCGCCCGGGGCCAAGCTGCAGCTTGAGGAGTACACTATCCGCGACCGGCGCCCACGGGCCTACGGCGCGGGCGTCTGGACGCTCGACACCGACCAGTTCAACGTGAACGCGGTCCGCCGGGCCGATCCGGCCGCCCCGCTGCGTGGCTCGACGCGCTACTTCATGATCTCGAGCTTCCAGAAGGACCGCTTCGGCATGGCCCCAGATTCGGCCCAGGCGCAGTTCTACGCGGCCCTGGCGCGCGAGGGGAGGGTCGTCGCGCGGTTCGCCCCGGGCCGCGGCGGCCAGCCGATCCCGTTCGACCTGGAAGACCTCTACTCGCCGTTCTGGGGCCTGGACCGCTACGAGCGGCCCGGCCCGACGATCACGGTCTACGAGCTGCCGGCCCGCTGACCGTCATGCGTTGCTCGCTCAGATCGCCGTTAGGCGACACGTGTCATCCTGAACGAAGTGAAGGATCTCACCCGCTGACGCGCCAGATCCCCTGAGTTCTTGACGGCCAGGTTGGGAGATCCTTCGCAGGCTCAGGCTGACCCGTGGGGCTTGTCGGGCTTCGGCCAGCAGGGCGATTGCATGTTGATATCGTCGTGCGGCGGCGTCGGGGCTTGAAAGCCCCGCCTACCATCCTGCAGTCGCTGCGCGACGCTCCAGTCGCACCAGTGCCGGCCGTTCCCGACGGCCGTCGCGCAGCGACTGAATGACGGTAGGCGGGGACTTCAGTCCCCGACCGACCGTTCCATGATGCTTCGGGGACACCAATGAACATGCCATCGCCCTGATGCTGCTACCAGTGCAATCGTATGTTGAGCGCGTCGTGCGGCGGCGTCGGGGCTTGAAAGCCCCGCCTACGATCCTGCA encodes:
- a CDS encoding glycosyltransferase family 39 protein, giving the protein MTAAPAQHADGAPSSRSGDGQTPILLPTGAPPSTALPATTTRTAAAALALVAAVALTVRLWGIGWQLPYQFHPDEGHYTWKAMDLISQDTLNPKYFRNPSLFTYLLLGEYKLLGFQPPRLDEQAATTDGLLRPPSGVAYVGRVTSAILGVLTVLAIGWIGWRALGPWTGVVGALFLALAFIHVRDSHYATNDVPSVFLLTLSVAASVSLLQRPRLGAYLLAGLLGGLATSAKYNAGLFVVPLVAAHAVAMWRAWPLRRSPLSAPERGGRGVRLLTAFLILAGLVSLAAYLAGTPFTVLDFPKWLADFRTQSDFVDESWEGQARLSPGVPYLLAFGAGLGWPMLLLAVVGVVVLVRRAPAVAAVLGAFPLVYLLFMLRSELFFVRFALPAVPFLCLFAGVAIVGLATWASRFGNLIGLGVGAVLTVLALGQPTLDTVRHNLLVSQDDTRVLAERWALANVPPGAKLQLEEYTIRDRRPRAYGAGVWTLDTDQFNVNAVRRADPAAPLRGSTRYFMISSFQKDRFGMAPDSAQAQFYAALAREGRVVARFAPGRGGQPIPFDLEDLYSPFWGLDRYERPGPTITVYELPAR